The DNA region GAAGACGGCCTGCAGCCGCTCAGAGGCCAGTGGTGCGGGACTTGCGCTCTGAACGTCATTGGCTGGTGTATCCAGTAAACGGGCCACCACGTCCTGCGCAATCCGGTACCGGCCGCGGCCCTGAGGAGTGGTCCCCAGGCGAATGGCCGGAAGATCCCCCTCCTTAATTTGACGGCGTACCGTGTCGTCACTGAGGTGCAGCAGCCGGGCCACTTCGGCAATGGTCAGCAGCGCGCGAGGTTCATGACGGGCAGAAGTCATGGTTTAGAATACCGCAAAAGCCGCAGGAGCGGCAATTTCAATTGCAGTGGGGGAGGTCTTCACCGGGTGAAGGTCTCGGCGTCAGGTGACCTCTCGACGAGACTGACCTCTCTGGTTCAGTGCTGCCCCGGCTGCGGCTGGCGCACAGACATCAGCACAGGCAATTCAAGCCGCTGTCACTGGCCTTCAATCCAGTCCACCTGAAGCGCGAACCGTTCGGCGCGGCTGTTGCCGATCATGAACCCGAAAAAAACCACATTGCTGGCATCAAGTGTGGGTCCTGCCAGTCGCTGACCGAAACGGGTAGGACGCAGGGAGTCCAGGGGAAGGGTGACGGTGGTCCATTGCCCGGCCACCGTCTCAAATTCGGTACGGTAGGTCATGCCGTTGCGTGCACTGGTCCCGAGCTGGAACATATACCGCTTGCCGTCGCCCTTGACCCGCAGTTTCAGGGCCGAGAATCCACTCAGGTCATAACGGCCCGGACTGGAGCGGACGCCTGCGAATCCACCATTGTTTTCCAGGCGGACCTGACCCGTGAACTCCAGGACTCCTGCGTTGATCCGCACCTGGCTGCTGGAGACCCCACCCATCACGGTGTCATTCAGGACGGACCAGGACGGAGTCGTGGAATTGAAGTCCAGCACGGGAGCGGAGAGGGCCATGCCTGAACATAGCGCAGCAGCCAGAGCGAGACCTTTCATGGTTTAAGCGTAGCGGGATCTTCTGACTTCGATCATAGGGAGACGGACATTCAGCTCCACCCAGGCCAATGAGAAGCTGGGCCAGGGCGGCGGATTGACCGTTCTCAATTCAGAGTTCAGACCCGGCGATTTCCATCCAGAGCGGACCGCATCAGGAGTTTGAGGTCACCTGCGCTGCACCCGGTCCTTGTCGCTACAAGCCCCTCAACCAGTTGACCGTGATGTCGATGACGCCATTGCTCTCGCTCTTATCTTCCGTCAGGACGTGGTAGATGTGATCGGCCCCGTTGATCAGCACCAGGTTCTGAATTTTGCCTTGCAGGTTGTACAGAAAGTAGGGCGCATTCCCAGAGAGTGGATCGGCGGTGCCGTAAATGATCATCGTGTTGCCCCTGAATTTGCCGATGTCCGTTTCCAGGTTCTGGTTCTGAAGGCTGCTGTAAAATGCCCTGCCCAGCTTGATCTTTGTGAACCCAAGATCAACGTCCACCACGCCTTCTTTCTCCGCCGTGGCCCTGGACCCTGCCTCAAGGTCTGCCAGACTGCGACTCCCCGTGCTAGACCACAGCGCCAGCGATTTCACCGGATTGGCGGCGTTGGCCGCAAGCTTGATGGCGACGCCGCCCCCCATGCTGAAGCCCAGCAGGCCCAGGCGTGTGGCGTCCACTTCAGGACGGCCCTTCAGGTAGTCGAAGGCGGCCTGTGCGTCCGAAACCTGGTTGGTGAACGTCATCTGTTTGAAAGGAACTTTGCTGTCCCCGCTGCCCTGAAAATCAATTCTGAGAGATGCGATTCCCTGGGCAGCCAACTTGACGGCAAGGTTCTTGTACATATCGCCCACCTCGTCTTTCTGGCTGGCAAAACCGTGCAGCAGCAAGACGGCGGGAAGTTTGCCGCCGGCATTGTCAGGCAGAGACAGCGTGCCAGGAACGGTTCCAGCGATGGTCACGCTAGATTCCACGGCCAGTCCACTGGACGCCAGAATACAGAACAGCAGCCATCCGAAGTTTTTCATCTCTGAAGTGTAAACCTGTCCCGTGGCTGTGAGGGGCGTGACCGCTCCACCGCCAGTCTTGAACGAGGGCGTCCTGGTTGGCAAATCACTTAGCGGCGGGGCGTTCCCTCTGGACCAAGGAGTTGGTTCAGTGCGTTTTAAGCCCATTTGCTGGGTGGCCCGCCGCCCTCGCCGCGGCTTACAATCGGCACATGACTCCTGTGCCCAGTGACCAGTCCACTGTCCAGACGCCAACTGCTCAAACGCGGCTCCGCAGCGGCGCTGGTCTTCACGACTGGCCCGGTGTTCCATCTGGCCCAGGCCCAGACCCCCGGTACCCCCGATCTGGTGCTGCTCAATCTCGCAGACCTGCACTCGGCTTATGACCGCCTGCCGCAACTGCTGAGCCGTATTCGTGAAGTGAAAGCGCGAAATCCAGGGGTGCCACACGTCCTGCTGTTCAACGGCGACCTCTTTGAGCTGGGCAACGTCGTCGCGGTTCGGTCCGGCGGCGCACCCGACTGGGCTTTCATGCGGGCCATCCAGCGGGAAATGCCGGTCATCTTCAACATCGGCAACCACGAAGGTGACCTGATGGACCAGCAGGATTTCGTGCGTCAGGCGCGTGCCCTGGGCCTGACCGTCATCACCAACCTGTATGACCGCCGCACGGGTCTCCCCTACGCCCGGACCTTCACCACCATCACGGTGGGCGAGCGGCAGATTCCGGTGCTGGGTCTGGGCGTCAATGCCCTGAGTACCTACCCCGCAGCCATCCGCGACACCCTCCTGCCGCCCGATCCGGTGGAGTTCTTCCAGTCGGCGTACCCACCACTGACCACGGGATCGGACTTCAACGTCGTCCTGACCCACGCGGGCGTCGTGCCGGACAAGGCCATGCTGACAGGGCTGAAGGGCGTGAACCTGATGGTGGGCGGTCACGATCACTTGCATTTGCGTCATGACGAGGGAAAGAGTATCTACCTCCACAACGGGTTCAAGGGCGAACTGCTGAATGTGGTGGGCGTCCAGTTCGGCGCGCAGGGGGCCACGCTGACCAGCGAAGACCTGCCCATCAGCGAGAGTGCGGTGGGGGACCGTCTGCTGACCACCCTGATCGCCCGCCAGCGCGAGCTGTACCTCACCGCCGAGGACCGGGCCGTGATCGGGCAGATCGGCCAGACCTACACGGTTCAAGAAGCCGCGCGCTGGGCAGTGGAACAAGTCCGTAAAGCCACTGGCGCGGACGTCGTGGCGATCAACCACACCTCGTTCGGGCGCGGTTTCAAGCAGGGGGACGTGACGCAGGTGCAGTTCGCCGAGTTCCTGCGCTTCGACAACAAGTTGATGCGGGCGACGGTGGACACCGCCACCCTGGCCGGGGTCATGAAACTCGCCAACCAGGACCGCGCGACGCGGTTCGAGGACCTGACGGGCGATTTCGTGTACACCAATGAACTCCAGCCAGAAGCCGGGCGAACATACACGCTGGTGACGGTGGACTTCCTGACGCTGCCACAAAACCAGGAGCGATTCTTTGGGAAAGGTGGCCTGACCTTTGAACAGGTGGGGACGTTGACATCCAAGGGTGTGCTGGCAGCGTCTTTGCGCAACTGAGGCCGGGAGGTGGCTTACTTTTCTGTAAACCAGTTGACCGATGTGCCGAATGGGGATTCTTTGCCCGGAGAGGGGCTGCTGCCAAGACATTGCGGCGTGATGGAGAAGCGGCGAGCCTCCCCTACGTCTCGGCTTTGGCCGCTCCCTTTTTCGTGCGGGGCCGCCCCGGTTTGGGCGGCGCAGGCTCCTTGCCAAAGGCACTGGCGCTGATCTGCCGCCAGTAATCCGCGTGGACCCGCAGGTCCAGGGGCGTCAGGCTCTCCCCGAAGACGGGTTCGGGCCAGAGTTGGACCGTCAGCCCCGCTGTTTCCAGCGCCGTCACGATGGCCGCAAAACGTGGGCTGGGGCTGGGCGTGGTGGCGATGGTTGTTGCCCCGTGTGTCTGGGCAAACCGTGCTACCTCTTCAGCCACATTGCCGCGCAGGACATGAACTGGCAGGTCCTGAACGCATTCATGGATAAAGGTCTGGCGCTTGGCGCTGATGGTCCATTCCTTCAGCAAATTGTCATCCCAGACGAATACGGCGGGTTGTTCTGCATAGGCCACCAGCGCCTCGTTAGTGGGCGAGAGGCGGTCTCCATGCACCCACACCACCGCACTGGGAACGACTTCGGGGGTGGGCAGCGGCTCCCAGTCAACGGCCATCAGGGTTGTAGGGTCCAGATGACCGCTCTCGCCAGGTGCAGCGGTTTTGCTTTCAAATAACCGCTCTGAAAGGGCGGCGTAGGTGGCGTCAAATGGACACTCCGCATCCGCCAGCGGACAGCCAGCGCAATAGCGGTCCCCTGCGAACTTAACCAGGTTGCCCCGGTTCCACAGGTACGGGTACGCCCGCCAGGTGCTTGCTACCCATTGCCAGCCCAGATTGTTAGACGATGGATCGCCGTCGAGCAGGTGCGTGATGAACCACGACGCACCGCCCTGCCACCACACCCGGCGGTGGTGAACGACATAGCTGGCCAGCCACATGCGGACATGGTTGTGCAGGTAGCCTGTCTCGCGCAGTTCCTGGGACCAGGCGTCGATGCAGGCCGCGCCAGTTGTGCCGGTCTCAATGTCATCAGGGAAATCATGGGCGTAGGCAGACGCAGGCAAGCCCGTCTTATACGGCTCAAAGTCCCTCCAGATCAGGTCCCCAACTGCTGCATACACGCGCACGGAGTAATCGCGCCAGCTCAGCTCGTTGACGTATTTCCACACGCGGCTGGGGGCGGTGTCGGGGGCGTGGGTCAGGGCCGCGTCCCGGACCTCGGCCAGTGTCAGCACGCCGTGGCGGATGTAGGGTGACAGACGGCTGACATGGCCGTCCAGGTACGAGCGGTCACGCCCGTAAGTGACGGGTTCAATCTCAGTCAGCGCCTTCAGTGCCGCGTCTCTGCCACCGCGCGCAAAACCGTGGTGTTGCGGATCATGGGCAAACACATCGTGGAACAGTTCAGCCACTGGTACGTCTCGCAGGCTCTCTGGCAGGGGGGCAGACGTCTTGGGCATCCCAGGAAGTCTGCCACTCCACCTGGGCGCTTACGGTGTTCTGAAGCGCACACCCAGACTCCAGAGCGGCACTCGGGTCAACCCAGGGCGTGACCGCTTCCCTTCCACAGGGCGGCCAGCCGCCTAGACCATCTGCCCCTCGGGGCACGGCTCGATAAACTCCACGTCCAGCCAGTACGCGGCCTCGTCCTCGGTCAAGTCATCCAGCTCGGTACACCACACGGCGAAGGCGGCGGCGCGGGCGGGCATCCTCGTGGCAGCCCAAGTAGTCCGCCAGGACAGTGCGCTCGGCGGCATTGGAAGCGTCGTCTCCCTTGCCGTGATCGGCGGCATAGACGTGGGCCAGCAGATCGGCCAGTTCGGTGGGGGTCAGGTCACTGGGGCGCACCGGGCCAGGGTACGGCCGCACGCCCGCTCTGATGCCCTGCGGACGGCCTCTCCTCCCCTTGATTGAGTTGTGACACGCGCACCGGGTGTGATTCCAGGTGAAGTACGCTGGAGCCATGGCCAGAACCAAGCGCTTTGAGACCGTCCACGAAGAGAAAAGCATGACCGAAGTCACGCGCGTTCTGCGGGACCGCGAAACGGGCGTGTGTTACCTGTATCAGTGGATTGGTACGGGAGGTGGCCTGACCGTGCTGGTGGACCGGGAAGGGAAGCCCCTGGTCATGGACGATCCGCCTCAAAACTGATTGCTCCATTCCTGGCGGGTGCCGCCAAGGCGTTCGTCAGGATTCATCACCGCACTGGACATAGAAAAAGCGGCCCATAAGGCCGCTTTGATTCCTTCAATATAGGGCGGTATTCAGCGGGTGTCAAATTCATGCATCGGCTGGTAGTGGATTTTTGAGCATGACGGGTGTTCAATGAATCATGAACGGTCTGAAGTGTCCGCAGTGCGGGGGCGTCTATATCGTCAAAAACGGCCACGCGCACACTGGCAAGCAGCGTTATTTGTGTCGGGTCTGCACCTTCCAATTCACCCTGAACCACGCTCGGCCTCCAATTTCTGCTGAACAGGTGGAGTTGGTGGACCGATTGCTGTCTGAGCGCATCTCCCACCGCGGCATTTGTCGGGTGGTGGGGGTCAGCCGGACCTGGTTTCGCCATCACCTGCAATCGCTAGTTCAGACCGTGCCACACCGCATTGATCCGTAGGAGGTGGTGTCCTCAAAACGGTGAGCACTCCAGCACCAGCGCCGCTGGTGCTGGAGTGCGATGAGTTCTGCACGTTTGTGACCCGGCACACCCATCAGCTCTGGATCTGGCTGGCTCTGGACCGTCATACTCGCAAAATCGTGAGCTGATTCATCGGGCAGCGGGACGCTGTCAGTGCTTTCGGGTTGTGGGAGGGTTTGCCCACCCCCTCCCTCGACGCGGTCTGTCACACAGATCGCCTGGGGGCTTACAAAAGTGTCGTTTTCGGCACGCTGCACCGTATCGGCGGCACCCAACCCATCGAGCGGTTCAACGCCACGCTCCGGGCACGCTTGGCGCATCTGGTTCGCAAGACACTGTCCTTGAGCCACAAACAAGCCAATTTGGAGATGCTGATCTGGCTCTTCATCCACCGCTACAACGCGTCATTACCTTGAACCCTCTACCCATCGGCTCTTGGAGAGGGGACCAGCGAGAGGGCTGATAGATGCGTGCAGGAGCCAATAAAACGCCATTGATCCTGCCAGCAGCTCAGGGAAGCCGCCAAGATACCAACTTATCTGCCCTCGCCCGTGGCCTCAATATGTTTCTCCGGCACGTTCAGGAACGCTGGACCATAGTTTCTCCGCACATGCTCGCTGTTCCACAGACCACTTACACGGATCTCCGCCCACCGGGCATATGGAAGATGCGCCGCGCCGCGAGCTATTAGAGGCTGTCTGGAAAGTTAACGATCACGCGGCGACCGCGATCTGGGCAGCAAAAGCGGCGAGTTGGCGAATCATACGGCGGATGAACGAGAGCAAGATGAAGGCTTCCGTGGTTTCAGCGAGCAGGTCATATTCACGGTTCAGCCGACGATCAAACGAACACCAGGCGAAGCTCCGCTCGACAATCCAGCGCTTCTTAATCACGACAAACTCTCGGTGTCCTCTGAAGGTTTTTATTTGCGCTTCGGTCAGCTCTTGATCCTGGGGGAGCCAATACCCGTGGGTATTAGCGTCTGGGCGCTGAACAATCTCGACGGTGTGGCCAATATTCGTCTTGACCCAGTCCTCCCACTTCCCCCTGTACCCGCCGTCAGCGAAGACATGCAGCCTCATTTGGGGTTGCTTGACCCGCAGCTCCAAGAAGAGCAGCGTGCTGCCTTCCCGGTCAGAGATATTGGCGGCCAACACCTTCACGCCCAGCAACAATCCAAGCGTGTCTGTGCTCAGGCGGTGTTTTCGCTCGTTGATCTTTTTGCCGCCGTCGTAGCCAAGGTCCCCCCTTTTTGGGAGGTCTTGACGCTCCGTGAATCCACAATGCCCGCTGTGGGCACAGCATTTCCCCCACTGACAGCTCGTACCCGAACCCGGAGCGCATCGCCTAAGCGCTCAAACACGCCATCTTGCTTCCAGGTTCGGAAATAGTCGTAGACCGTTTTCCAGTGGGGAAAATCAATCGGTAACATCCGCCAGGACACGCCGCCGCGCTTGATGTAGAAGATGGCGTCCAAAATATCGCGGCGGCGGTGGGCAGCTGGACGCCCACCAGGACGATGGGCGGGGACAAGTGGCCCGACGACGGCCCACTCCACATCACTGAGATCACTGGGATAAGAAGGGATTCTCGCCATTTTTTAGACTAAACTCGATCCATCTCTACCACTGTGACCCACTTTCCAGACAGCCTCTAAAAGGTATTGAAAACATCTGTAATTCAAGAAGAGCGAAAAGGAGAAAAACGGGTTCCAGCCGTGCAGTGTGGAGATTGGAACTGTCCCGATTTCCACACGGAACAAACGCAATCCGTATCATTGATTTTCCGCTGGAGTGTTGAAACTTCGACTCCACCCTCAACATTTCTACCGCAACCTACGGGTCAGACGAGCAAACTCCTGAGGAGTGGCCGCATGGGTCAGGCCAATCAGATGGGGCAAGGCCGCGCGAATACCCCGGGCGGTCGGAGTGTAGCCAGGCAGTGCGGCCAGCGGATTAAGCCACAGCACGCCGCGGCTGCGGCGGGCCAGCTCCTGAACGGCGTGGGCCAGCACTTCAGGCTCGCCCACATCCAGGCCGTCACTGGCGATGATGACCAAGGTATGCGGTCCGAGAACGCGGGACCCATGCTCACGCAGGAAGATGTGCAGGCAGTCGCCGATCCGCGTGCCACCGCCCCAGGCCAGTCCCAGTGACAGAAGTTTCAGGTCCAGTCCGGCGGCCTGCCCCCGTGATCGCCGTGAACCACTGACCAGCGCGCGGAGATCGGCGGTGATTTCCCGCAATTCGGTGGAAAAGGTGAAGACCTCCACCCGCTGGGAACGCTGGCAGAGTGCAGAGGCAAATTGCAGTGCGGGGGCGTTGAGCGCGTCCATTGAGCGGCTTCCGTCAAGCAGCAGCGCCACACGGGGGTGGTGCTTGCGCCGGGCCAGCCAGCGTGGGCTGATCGCCTCGCCGCCGGTACCGAGACTCGCGCGCAGGGTGCGGCGTAAATCGAAGCGGCGTCCCCTGATCTGTGGCCGCCAGGTACGCGATGTCCCCAGTCGAAGGTGGGCCAGAAACTCAGTGGCCGCTGAGAGCATGGCGTCCACCTCTGTACTGCGCACTGTGGGCGACTCCGCCTGGCCGTGCTGGGCACTGAAGAGCGTGCGCAGGGTCTGCTCGGATAGTTGGGCGTCCGGATCATCACTGTGCGGCATGCGCCGAGCCGCAGGCACGTCGAACTCCTGTTCTTCCTGGTCGTCCGTATCCTGCGGTCCTGTGGGCGGGTCTGCCTCGTCACGCCCCTCAGGAGCAGGCTGATCACTGGTGTGGCGGGGCTGGGGCGGCTCGGTGGGGGGTTGCAGGGGCTGGGGCAGACCATCCGTGACCGGGAAGAAAAATGCAGTGAAGGCGTCGTCGAACGGTTCCAAGTCCTGCTGACGGGCGCACAGGATCAGGCGCAAACCCAGGCGAAGGCGCTCCGGATCGGCCAGGCCCAGCCATTCCAGCGCCCACAACGCGTCGGCCAGTTCAC from Deinococcus sp. AJ005 includes:
- a CDS encoding IS1 family transposase is translated as MPTPSLDAVCHTDRLGAYKSVVFGTLHRIGGTQPIERFNATLRARLAHLVRKTLSLSHKQANLEMLIWLFIHRYNASLP
- a CDS encoding VWA domain-containing protein, which translates into the protein MATSASGASEGDARGFHPAQSLPDNLRAFCKVLRREHDFVLGPGELADALWALEWLGLADPERLRLGLRLILCARQQDLEPFDDAFTAFFFPVTDGLPQPLQPPTEPPQPRHTSDQPAPEGRDEADPPTGPQDTDDQEEQEFDVPAARRMPHSDDPDAQLSEQTLRTLFSAQHGQAESPTVRSTEVDAMLSAATEFLAHLRLGTSRTWRPQIRGRRFDLRRTLRASLGTGGEAISPRWLARRKHHPRVALLLDGSRSMDALNAPALQFASALCQRSQRVEVFTFSTELREITADLRALVSGSRRSRGQAAGLDLKLLSLGLAWGGGTRIGDCLHIFLREHGSRVLGPHTLVIIASDGLDVGEPEVLAHAVQELARRSRGVLWLNPLAALPGYTPTARGIRAALPHLIGLTHAATPQEFARLTRRLR
- a CDS encoding transposase — its product is MARIPSYPSDLSDVEWAVVGPLVPAHRPGGRPAAHRRRDILDAIFYIKRGGVSWRMLPIDFPHWKTVYDYFRTWKQDGVFERLGDALRVRVRAVSGGNAVPTAGIVDSRSVKTSQKGGTLATTAAKRSTSENTA
- a CDS encoding metallophosphoesterase, whose translation is MTSPLSRRQLLKRGSAAALVFTTGPVFHLAQAQTPGTPDLVLLNLADLHSAYDRLPQLLSRIREVKARNPGVPHVLLFNGDLFELGNVVAVRSGGAPDWAFMRAIQREMPVIFNIGNHEGDLMDQQDFVRQARALGLTVITNLYDRRTGLPYARTFTTITVGERQIPVLGLGVNALSTYPAAIRDTLLPPDPVEFFQSAYPPLTTGSDFNVVLTHAGVVPDKAMLTGLKGVNLMVGGHDHLHLRHDEGKSIYLHNGFKGELLNVVGVQFGAQGATLTSEDLPISESAVGDRLLTTLIARQRELYLTAEDRAVIGQIGQTYTVQEAARWAVEQVRKATGADVVAINHTSFGRGFKQGDVTQVQFAEFLRFDNKLMRATVDTATLAGVMKLANQDRATRFEDLTGDFVYTNELQPEAGRTYTLVTVDFLTLPQNQERFFGKGGLTFEQVGTLTSKGVLAASLRN
- a CDS encoding transposase, with product MNERKHRLSTDTLGLLLGVKVLAANISDREGSTLLFLELRVKQPQMRLHVFADGGYRGKWEDWVKTNIGHTVEIVQRPDANTHGYWLPQDQELTEAQIKTFRGHREFVVIKKRWIVERSFAWCSFDRRLNREYDLLAETTEAFILLSFIRRMIRQLAAFAAQIAVAA
- a CDS encoding CIA30 family protein, giving the protein MKGLALAAALCSGMALSAPVLDFNSTTPSWSVLNDTVMGGVSSSQVRINAGVLEFTGQVRLENNGGFAGVRSSPGRYDLSGFSALKLRVKGDGKRYMFQLGTSARNGMTYRTEFETVAGQWTTVTLPLDSLRPTRFGQRLAGPTLDASNVVFFGFMIGNSRAERFALQVDWIEGQ
- a CDS encoding helix-turn-helix domain-containing protein, which translates into the protein MTSARHEPRALLTIAEVARLLHLSDDTVRRQIKEGDLPAIRLGTTPQGRGRYRIAQDVVARLLDTPANDVQSASPAPLASERLQAVFAELSDAQQETLIAQAIEWSRHESPAPAAVKRSPEPDRGEIARRFTHSRLLHSEPVDE
- a CDS encoding FAD-binding domain-containing protein, which gives rise to MPKTSAPLPESLRDVPVAELFHDVFAHDPQHHGFARGGRDAALKALTEIEPVTYGRDRSYLDGHVSRLSPYIRHGVLTLAEVRDAALTHAPDTAPSRVWKYVNELSWRDYSVRVYAAVGDLIWRDFEPYKTGLPASAYAHDFPDDIETGTTGAACIDAWSQELRETGYLHNHVRMWLASYVVHHRRVWWQGGASWFITHLLDGDPSSNNLGWQWVASTWRAYPYLWNRGNLVKFAGDRYCAGCPLADAECPFDATYAALSERLFESKTAAPGESGHLDPTTLMAVDWEPLPTPEVVPSAVVWVHGDRLSPTNEALVAYAEQPAVFVWDDNLLKEWTISAKRQTFIHECVQDLPVHVLRGNVAEEVARFAQTHGATTIATTPSPSPRFAAIVTALETAGLTVQLWPEPVFGESLTPLDLRVHADYWRQISASAFGKEPAPPKPGRPRTKKGAAKAET
- a CDS encoding alpha/beta hydrolase, with product MKNFGWLLFCILASSGLAVESSVTIAGTVPGTLSLPDNAGGKLPAVLLLHGFASQKDEVGDMYKNLAVKLAAQGIASLRIDFQGSGDSKVPFKQMTFTNQVSDAQAAFDYLKGRPEVDATRLGLLGFSMGGGVAIKLAANAANPVKSLALWSSTGSRSLADLEAGSRATAEKEGVVDVDLGFTKIKLGRAFYSSLQNQNLETDIGKFRGNTMIIYGTADPLSGNAPYFLYNLQGKIQNLVLINGADHIYHVLTEDKSESNGVIDITVNWLRGL
- a CDS encoding DUF6440 family protein, which encodes MARTKRFETVHEEKSMTEVTRVLRDRETGVCYLYQWIGTGGGLTVLVDREGKPLVMDDPPQN